A stretch of Thermoanaerobaculales bacterium DNA encodes these proteins:
- a CDS encoding M12 family metallo-peptidase, with translation MSSRCRTATAVWLVLLSALSGASAAAGITIAEAIPGRLEVSPGGVLRERVVVPATVLDRLAAAAPGAQVTIEAWPVAPGQRRPVIVARHQIVDLMALRLLVSPAGVTPLAASSRIHLWGELAGGEGRILLSLDPATRSLRGFVIADGTVYDLIPAGADLLVVSAAERLAAEGWTVQPWTCSAGDATLEAPLEPLPPGDRAPAEAVSSAGLEAVIAFDTDTELMQLKFGNNQAAALDYIADLVAAMNVMYERDLDVTLLQGDTILRVGSDPYNQNSGGAASAAELSEFSSYWSAHYGNVDRALAAMLSGKSPSDYSASGIAWLGGLCSHSYGYSFNKVFKIDYLAGDAFIVGHELGHNFGSRHTHCYEPPIDECYSGEAGCYQGPISCPGGPGTVMSYCHIAGCGDNLMEFHDRVIENILTNYVPQAIGVCIFEGGGEPLFSDGFESGTTTAWSVTSP, from the coding sequence GCAGAGGCGATCCCCGGCCGCCTCGAGGTCTCGCCCGGCGGCGTCCTTCGGGAGCGCGTCGTCGTCCCGGCCACGGTGCTCGACCGGCTCGCGGCGGCAGCCCCGGGCGCGCAGGTGACCATCGAGGCGTGGCCGGTCGCCCCCGGACAGCGCCGTCCGGTCATCGTCGCCCGCCACCAGATCGTCGACCTCATGGCGCTCCGGCTCCTGGTGAGCCCGGCCGGGGTCACGCCCCTGGCCGCTTCGTCCCGCATCCACCTGTGGGGCGAGCTCGCCGGCGGGGAGGGCCGGATCCTGCTCTCGCTCGATCCGGCCACCCGCAGCCTGCGCGGGTTCGTGATCGCCGACGGCACGGTCTACGACCTGATCCCAGCCGGCGCCGATCTGCTGGTCGTGTCCGCGGCCGAGCGCCTGGCCGCCGAGGGCTGGACGGTGCAGCCGTGGACCTGCTCCGCCGGGGACGCGACGCTCGAGGCCCCACTCGAGCCGTTGCCGCCCGGGGACCGGGCGCCGGCGGAGGCGGTGTCCTCCGCCGGCCTCGAGGCCGTCATCGCGTTCGACACCGACACCGAGCTCATGCAGCTCAAGTTCGGCAACAACCAGGCCGCCGCGCTCGACTACATCGCCGACCTGGTGGCGGCGATGAACGTGATGTACGAGCGCGACCTCGACGTGACGCTCCTCCAGGGCGACACCATCCTGCGAGTCGGATCGGACCCCTACAACCAGAACAGCGGCGGAGCGGCGTCGGCCGCCGAGCTGAGCGAGTTCTCCTCGTACTGGAGCGCCCACTACGGCAACGTCGACCGCGCCCTGGCGGCGATGCTCTCGGGCAAGTCGCCGTCCGATTACTCGGCCTCCGGCATCGCCTGGCTCGGCGGGCTGTGCTCGCACTCCTACGGCTACAGCTTCAACAAGGTGTTCAAGATCGACTACCTCGCCGGCGACGCCTTCATCGTTGGCCACGAGCTCGGCCACAACTTCGGGTCCCGACACACCCACTGCTACGAGCCGCCGATCGACGAGTGCTACTCGGGCGAGGCCGGCTGCTACCAGGGCCCGATCTCGTGCCCGGGCGGGCCCGGGACGGTGATGAGCTACTGCCACATCGCCGGCTGCGGCGACAACCTGATGGAGTTCCACGACCGGGTGATCGAGAACATCCTGACCAACTACGTCCCGCAGGCGATCGGCGTCTGCATCTTCGAGGGCGGCGGCGAGCCGCTGTTCTCCGACGGCTTCG